The Streptomyces sp. Je 1-332 genome has a window encoding:
- a CDS encoding helix-turn-helix domain-containing protein — translation MAEAESPQERPRSKRADARRNYDKLLAEARAAFAEHGTSASLEEIARHANVGIGTLYRHFPNRHALMNAVFEEALSDLLVRSRALLEDPQPCSALVTWLRAIITHAGEYRGLSRALMSASHDDSSALSQCSRPMREAGTALLVRAQQAGAVRPGVSIGDLLQLTNAIALAAEETPDDPELADRLLTLTLRGLKPEGSAPEDRGPAPAAAAGSAAA, via the coding sequence ATGGCAGAGGCAGAGAGCCCGCAAGAGCGCCCCCGCTCGAAAAGGGCGGACGCGCGCCGCAACTACGACAAGCTCCTCGCAGAGGCCCGCGCCGCCTTCGCAGAGCACGGCACAAGCGCCTCGCTAGAAGAAATCGCCCGCCACGCGAACGTAGGCATCGGCACCCTCTACCGCCACTTCCCCAACCGCCACGCCCTGATGAACGCGGTCTTCGAAGAGGCGTTGAGCGATCTGCTCGTCCGCTCCCGAGCGCTGCTCGAAGACCCGCAGCCCTGCTCGGCTCTGGTGACCTGGCTGCGCGCCATCATCACTCATGCGGGTGAGTACCGCGGGCTGTCGCGCGCCCTCATGTCGGCGTCGCACGACGACAGTTCGGCACTCTCGCAGTGCAGCAGGCCCATGCGTGAGGCGGGCACAGCCCTGCTCGTACGGGCCCAGCAGGCCGGTGCCGTACGCCCCGGTGTCTCGATCGGCGATCTGTTGCAGCTGACCAACGCGATCGCGCTGGCCGCCGAAGAGACCCCGGACGACCCCGAGTTGGCCGACCGTCTCCTGACGCTGACCCTGCGCGGCCTGAAGCCCGAAGGATCGGCACCCGAAGACCGCGGTCCGGCCCCGGCGGCGGCTGCCGGTTCAGCGGCGGCGTAG
- a CDS encoding biotin carboxylase N-terminal domain-containing protein, with translation MRKVLIANRGEIAVRVARACRDAGIASVAVYADPDRDALHVRAADEAFALGGDTPATSYLDISKVLAAAKDAGADAVHPGYGFLSENADFAQAVLDAGLIWIGPPPHAIRDLGDKVAARHIAQRAGAPLVAGTPDPVSGSDEVVAFAEEHGLPIAIKAAFGGGGRGLKVARTLEEVPELYDSAVREAVAAFGRGECFVERYLDKPRHVETQCLADKHGNVVVVSTRDCSLQRRHQKLVEEAPAPFLSEAQNAELYAASKAILKEAGYEGAGTVEFLVGTDGTISFLEVNTRLQVEHPVTEEITGIDLVREMFRIADGEELGYGDPEMRGHSFEFRINGEDPGRGFLPAPGTVTVFDPPSGPGVRLDAGVESGSVIGPAWDSLLAKLIVSGATRQQALQRAARALAEFNVEGMATAIPFHRAVVKDPAFAPELTGSTDPFTVHTRWIETEFVNEIPAFSATADAETDEEPGRETVVVEVGGKRLEVSLPSSLGMTIARTAAAGGARPKRRAAKKSGPAASGDTLASPMQGTIVKIAVEEGQEVQEGDLVVVLEAMKMEQPLNAHRSGTIKGLTAEVGASLTSGAVICEIKD, from the coding sequence GTGCGCAAGGTGCTCATCGCCAACCGTGGCGAAATCGCTGTCCGCGTTGCTCGGGCATGCCGGGATGCAGGGATCGCGAGCGTAGCCGTCTACGCAGATCCTGACCGGGATGCTCTGCATGTACGTGCGGCAGATGAGGCGTTCGCGCTGGGCGGTGACACTCCGGCCACCAGCTACCTGGACATTTCCAAGGTGCTTGCTGCGGCCAAGGACGCGGGGGCGGACGCGGTCCACCCCGGTTACGGATTCCTTTCGGAGAACGCCGACTTCGCGCAGGCCGTCCTGGACGCGGGCCTGATCTGGATCGGCCCGCCGCCCCACGCCATCCGTGACCTCGGTGACAAGGTCGCGGCCCGGCACATCGCGCAGCGCGCGGGTGCCCCCCTGGTGGCCGGTACGCCGGACCCCGTCAGCGGTTCCGACGAGGTCGTCGCCTTCGCCGAGGAGCACGGTCTGCCGATCGCGATCAAGGCCGCCTTCGGTGGCGGCGGGCGCGGTCTGAAGGTGGCAAGGACCCTCGAAGAGGTGCCCGAGCTGTACGACTCCGCGGTGCGCGAGGCTGTTGCCGCCTTCGGCCGCGGCGAGTGCTTCGTGGAGCGCTACCTCGACAAGCCGCGGCACGTGGAGACGCAGTGCCTGGCCGACAAGCACGGCAACGTGGTCGTCGTCTCGACCCGCGACTGCTCGCTCCAGCGCCGCCACCAGAAGCTGGTGGAGGAGGCGCCCGCGCCGTTCCTGAGCGAGGCCCAGAACGCCGAGCTGTACGCGGCCTCGAAGGCGATCCTGAAGGAAGCCGGTTACGAGGGCGCGGGCACCGTCGAGTTCCTCGTCGGCACCGACGGGACGATCTCCTTCCTGGAGGTCAACACCCGTCTCCAGGTGGAGCACCCGGTCACCGAAGAGATCACCGGCATCGACCTGGTCCGTGAGATGTTCCGCATCGCCGACGGCGAGGAACTGGGTTACGGCGACCCGGAGATGCGCGGCCACTCCTTCGAGTTCCGCATCAACGGCGAGGACCCGGGCCGCGGCTTCCTGCCGGCGCCCGGCACCGTGACCGTGTTCGACCCGCCGTCGGGTCCGGGCGTGCGCCTGGACGCGGGCGTGGAGTCCGGCAGCGTCATCGGCCCGGCGTGGGACTCGCTCCTCGCCAAGCTGATCGTGTCCGGCGCCACGCGTCAGCAGGCGCTGCAGCGGGCCGCGCGCGCCCTTGCGGAGTTCAACGTGGAGGGCATGGCCACGGCCATCCCGTTCCACCGCGCGGTCGTCAAGGACCCGGCATTCGCCCCCGAACTGACCGGCTCCACCGACCCGTTCACGGTCCACACGCGCTGGATCGAGACCGAGTTCGTCAACGAGATCCCCGCGTTCTCCGCGACGGCCGACGCCGAGACGGACGAGGAGCCGGGCCGCGAGACGGTCGTCGTCGAGGTAGGCGGCAAGCGCCTCGAAGTCTCGCTCCCCTCCTCGCTGGGCATGACCATCGCCCGCACGGCCGCCGCGGGCGGCGCCCGCCCCAAGCGCCGCGCGGCGAAGAAGTCGGGCCCCGCGGCCTCCGGCGACACCCTGGCGTCCCCCATGCAGGGCACGATCGTCAAGATCGCTGTCGAGGAGGGCCAGGAGGTGCAGGAGGGCGACCTGGTCGTCGTCCTGGAGGCCATGAAGATGGAACAGCCCCTGAACGCGCACCGCTCGGGCACGATCAAGGGCCTCACGGCGGAGGTCGGCGCGAGCCTGACTTCCGGCGCGGTGATCTGCGAGATCAAGGACTGA
- a CDS encoding nucleoside triphosphate pyrophosphatase, translated as MSDQPRQPRRLVLASKSPARLGLLRQAGLAPEVIVSGVDEDAISAPTPAELALALAEAKASVVSARPDVKGALVVGCDSVLELDGQALGKPADAEEATARWKSMRGRAGVLQTGHCVYDTVAGRHVSAVASTVVRFGEPSDEEIAAYVASGEPLHVAGAFTLDGRSAPFVDSIEGDHGNVIGLSLPLLRRLLSELGVGITELWAQ; from the coding sequence ATGAGTGATCAGCCCCGACAGCCCCGCCGTCTCGTCCTCGCCTCCAAGTCCCCCGCCCGGCTCGGCCTCCTGCGCCAGGCCGGTCTCGCCCCCGAGGTGATCGTCAGCGGGGTCGACGAGGACGCGATCTCCGCACCGACCCCCGCCGAACTCGCCCTCGCTCTCGCCGAGGCCAAGGCGTCGGTCGTCTCCGCGCGCCCGGACGTGAAGGGCGCGCTGGTCGTCGGCTGCGACTCGGTCCTCGAACTGGACGGCCAGGCGCTCGGCAAGCCCGCCGACGCCGAGGAGGCCACGGCCCGCTGGAAGTCGATGCGCGGGCGCGCGGGCGTCCTGCAGACCGGCCACTGCGTGTACGACACCGTGGCGGGCCGCCATGTGTCGGCGGTCGCGTCGACCGTCGTGCGCTTCGGGGAGCCGTCGGACGAGGAGATCGCCGCGTACGTGGCGAGCGGTGAACCGCTGCACGTGGCGGGCGCGTTCACGCTCGACGGCCGCTCGGCCCCCTTCGTCGACTCGATCGAGGGCGACCACGGAAACGTCATCGGCCTCTCGCTGCCGCTGCTGCGCCGCCTGCTGTCCGAACTGGGCGTCGGCATCACGGAGTTGTGGGCGCAGTAG
- a CDS encoding acyl-CoA carboxylase subunit epsilon produces the protein MIKVVRGNPTPEELAAALAVVQARAAAVADQPSGAPRALDAWADPARVARHRLPAPGPTSWGRTYWPG, from the coding sequence ATGATCAAGGTCGTACGGGGCAATCCGACCCCGGAGGAGCTGGCCGCCGCACTCGCGGTGGTCCAAGCGCGCGCCGCGGCGGTCGCGGACCAGCCGTCCGGCGCGCCCCGGGCCCTCGACGCCTGGGCGGACCCCGCGCGCGTGGCCCGTCACCGGCTGCCCGCACCGGGGCCGACGTCGTGGGGCCGCACCTACTGGCCCGGGTGA
- a CDS encoding acyl-CoA carboxylase subunit beta, with product MSEPEEPNVPVQSAASDTPGSSAGIDIHTTAGKLADLQRRIEEAKHAGSARAVEKQHAKGKLTARERIELLLDESSFVEFDEFAQHRSTDFGLEANRPYGDGVVTGYGTVDGRPVAVFSQDFTVFGGALGEVFGQKIVKVMDFALKTGCPVVGINDSGGARIQEGVMALGMYGEIFRRNTHASGVIPQISLVVGPCAGGAVYSPAITDFTVMVDQTSHMFITGPDVIKTVTGEDVGFEELGGARTHNSTSGVAHHMAGDEKDAIEYVKSLLSYLPSNNLSEPPAFPEEADLELTDEDRELDTLIPDSANQPYDMHGVIEHVLDDAEFLETQPLFAPNIVTGFGRIEGRPVGIVANQPTQFAGCLNIDASEKGARFVRTCDAFNVPVITFVDVPGFLPGVEQEHTGIIRRGAKLIYAYAEATVPLITVITRKAFGGAYDVMGSKHLGADLNLAWPTAQIAVMGAQGAVNILHRKTIAAAEASGDVEETRARLIQEYEDRLLNPYTAAERGYIDAVIMPSETRSHLVRGLRQLRTKRESLPPKKHGNIPL from the coding sequence ATGTCCGAGCCGGAAGAGCCCAACGTGCCCGTGCAAAGCGCCGCAAGCGATACCCCCGGGTCCAGCGCGGGTATCGACATCCACACGACTGCGGGAAAACTCGCTGATCTGCAGCGCCGCATCGAGGAGGCCAAGCACGCCGGTTCGGCCCGCGCGGTCGAGAAGCAGCACGCCAAGGGCAAGTTGACGGCGCGCGAGCGCATCGAACTGCTCCTCGACGAGAGCTCCTTCGTCGAGTTCGACGAGTTCGCCCAGCACCGATCGACGGACTTCGGCCTCGAGGCCAACCGTCCGTACGGCGACGGCGTCGTGACCGGTTACGGCACCGTCGACGGCCGCCCCGTGGCCGTCTTCTCCCAGGACTTCACCGTCTTCGGCGGTGCACTCGGCGAGGTCTTCGGCCAGAAGATCGTCAAGGTCATGGACTTCGCCCTGAAGACCGGCTGTCCGGTCGTCGGCATCAACGACTCCGGCGGCGCCCGCATCCAGGAGGGCGTCATGGCCCTCGGGATGTACGGGGAGATCTTCCGCCGGAACACCCACGCCTCCGGAGTCATCCCGCAGATCTCCCTCGTCGTCGGGCCCTGCGCGGGCGGCGCCGTCTACTCCCCGGCGATCACCGACTTCACCGTCATGGTCGACCAGACGTCGCACATGTTCATCACGGGACCCGACGTCATCAAGACGGTCACCGGCGAGGACGTCGGCTTCGAGGAGCTCGGAGGTGCCCGCACCCACAACAGCACCTCCGGCGTCGCGCACCACATGGCGGGCGACGAGAAGGACGCGATCGAGTACGTCAAGTCCCTTCTGTCCTACCTCCCTTCGAACAACCTCAGCGAGCCCCCGGCCTTCCCCGAGGAGGCGGACCTGGAGCTCACGGACGAGGACCGCGAGCTCGACACGCTCATCCCGGACAGCGCGAACCAGCCGTACGACATGCACGGCGTGATCGAACACGTCCTGGACGACGCCGAGTTCCTCGAGACGCAGCCGCTGTTCGCGCCGAACATCGTCACCGGCTTCGGCCGCATCGAGGGCCGCCCCGTCGGCATCGTCGCCAACCAGCCGACGCAGTTCGCCGGCTGCCTGAACATCGACGCCTCCGAGAAGGGCGCCCGCTTCGTCCGCACCTGCGACGCGTTCAACGTCCCGGTCATCACCTTCGTCGACGTGCCCGGCTTCCTGCCGGGCGTCGAGCAGGAGCACACGGGCATCATCCGCCGCGGTGCCAAGCTGATCTACGCCTACGCGGAGGCGACGGTCCCGCTGATCACCGTCATCACCCGCAAGGCGTTCGGCGGCGCGTACGACGTCATGGGCTCCAAGCACCTGGGCGCGGACCTGAACCTGGCCTGGCCGACCGCGCAGATCGCGGTGATGGGCGCGCAGGGCGCGGTCAACATCCTGCACCGCAAGACCATCGCGGCGGCCGAGGCCTCCGGGGACGTCGAAGAGACCCGTGCCCGCCTCATCCAGGAGTACGAGGACCGGCTGCTCAACCCGTACACGGCGGCCGAGCGCGGTTACATCGACGCCGTGATCATGCCCTCGGAGACGCGTTCCCATCTCGTACGGGGCCTGCGTCAGCTGCGTACGAAGCGGGAATCCCTTCCCCCGAAGAAGCACGGCAACATCCCCCTCTAG
- a CDS encoding biotin--[acetyl-CoA-carboxylase] ligase, which produces MTPRDASDDSSDLPEGNRWSDLERPPLNVASLRRALVRDGGLWTSLDVVPTTGSTNTDLAARADELPEGAVLVAEEQSSGRGRLDRRWSAPARSGLFFSVLLKPGAAVPVERWGWLPLLTGVAVATGLSRAAGVDTALKWPNDLLVTVGGEERKAGGILAERAGSGSGAGGGVVVGVGINVTLREDELPVPGAGSLALAGAASTDRDTVLRAVLRSLEQWYGDWRTAEGDPLASRLQETYAAGCATLGRKVRAELPGDRSITGEAVAVDGDGRLVLATEDGVQEPVGAGDVVHLRGA; this is translated from the coding sequence ATGACGCCGCGAGATGCTTCAGACGACTCCTCCGACCTCCCTGAGGGCAACCGCTGGTCCGACCTGGAAAGGCCGCCCCTGAACGTGGCGTCGCTGCGGCGAGCGCTCGTGCGGGACGGGGGGCTCTGGACCTCTCTGGACGTGGTGCCCACGACGGGGTCGACCAACACGGACCTGGCCGCCCGCGCGGACGAACTGCCCGAGGGGGCGGTCCTGGTGGCCGAGGAGCAGAGCTCGGGCCGCGGCCGCCTCGACCGCCGCTGGTCCGCGCCGGCGCGCTCTGGTCTCTTCTTCTCCGTACTCCTCAAGCCGGGGGCCGCGGTGCCGGTCGAGCGGTGGGGGTGGCTGCCGCTGCTGACCGGGGTCGCCGTGGCCACGGGGCTTTCGCGGGCGGCCGGGGTGGATACGGCGCTCAAGTGGCCGAACGACCTGTTGGTGACGGTGGGCGGAGAGGAGCGCAAGGCCGGGGGAATTCTGGCGGAACGGGCGGGTTCCGGTTCCGGCGCCGGGGGCGGGGTGGTGGTGGGCGTCGGCATCAACGTGACCCTGCGCGAGGACGAACTGCCGGTGCCGGGAGCGGGGTCGCTCGCGCTGGCGGGGGCGGCTTCGACGGACCGGGACACGGTGTTGCGGGCCGTGCTGCGTTCCCTGGAGCAGTGGTACGGGGACTGGCGCACCGCGGAGGGCGACCCACTGGCGTCCCGCCTCCAGGAAACGTACGCGGCGGGCTGCGCGACGCTGGGCCGCAAGGTCAGGGCGGAGCTGCCGGGCGACCGCTCGATCACGGGGGAGGCGGTGGCGGTGGACGGCGACGGCCGCCTCGTCCTGGCTACGGAGGATGGGGTGCAGGAGCCTGTGGGGGCGGGGGATGTTGTGCATTTGCGGGGGGCGTAG
- a CDS encoding adenylate/guanylate cyclase domain-containing protein: MDSGDEKPGDPEKDPLALRLEGLILGADRRYTPFQAARSAGVSMELASRFWRAMGFPDIGQAKALTEADVLALRRLAGLVEAGLLSEAMAVQVARSTGQTTARLAEWQIDSFLEGLTEPPEPGMTRTEVTYPLIELLLPELEEFLVYVWRRQLAAATGRVVQAADDEEMVDRRLAVGFADLVGFTRLTRRMEEEELGELVEAFETTAADLVAAHGGRLIKTLGDEVLYAAENAGVAAEIALRLIETMANDETMPELRVGIAFGTVTTRMGDVFGTTVNLASRLTSIAPKDAVLVDGALAEELTRTGDAPASETEAAEAAELAEKEGSEPPSYRFALQPMWQRPVRGLGVVEPWLLARRS; the protein is encoded by the coding sequence ATGGACTCCGGGGACGAGAAGCCGGGAGACCCGGAGAAGGACCCCCTCGCCCTGCGCCTCGAAGGGCTGATCCTCGGCGCGGACCGCCGCTACACCCCGTTCCAGGCGGCCCGCAGCGCCGGCGTATCCATGGAGCTGGCCTCCCGCTTCTGGCGGGCCATGGGCTTTCCCGACATCGGCCAGGCGAAGGCCCTGACCGAGGCGGACGTCCTCGCGCTGCGCCGCCTCGCCGGCCTCGTCGAGGCGGGACTGCTCAGCGAGGCGATGGCGGTACAGGTGGCCCGGTCCACCGGACAGACCACCGCCCGCCTGGCCGAATGGCAGATCGACTCCTTCCTGGAGGGTCTGACGGAGCCGCCCGAGCCGGGCATGACGCGGACCGAAGTCACGTATCCGCTGATAGAGCTGCTGCTGCCGGAGCTGGAGGAATTCCTCGTCTACGTGTGGCGCAGGCAGCTCGCCGCCGCCACCGGACGCGTCGTACAGGCCGCCGACGACGAGGAAATGGTCGACCGGCGCCTCGCCGTCGGATTCGCCGACCTCGTCGGCTTCACGCGGCTCACCCGCCGTATGGAGGAAGAGGAACTCGGCGAGCTCGTCGAGGCCTTCGAGACCACGGCGGCGGACCTGGTCGCCGCGCACGGCGGACGGCTCATCAAGACGCTGGGCGACGAAGTGCTGTACGCCGCCGAGAACGCGGGCGTCGCCGCGGAGATCGCCCTGCGGCTGATCGAGACCATGGCCAACGACGAGACGATGCCGGAGCTGCGCGTCGGCATCGCGTTCGGCACGGTCACGACGCGGATGGGCGACGTCTTCGGTACGACGGTGAACCTCGCGAGCCGCCTCACGTCGATAGCGCCCAAGGACGCGGTCCTGGTGGACGGCGCGCTCGCCGAGGAGCTGACGCGGACGGGCGATGCGCCGGCCTCCGAGACCGAGGCGGCGGAGGCCGCGGAGCTGGCCGAGAAGGAGGGCTCCGAGCCGCCCTCCTACCGCTTTGCCCTGCAGCCGATGTGGCAGCGGCCCGTACGAGGCCTCGGTGTCGTCGAGCCCTGGCTGCTTGCCCGGCGTAGCTGA
- a CDS encoding enoyl-CoA hydratase-related protein, whose protein sequence is MSGEQRFGDFVGVRRHAYVAELVLDRPKAMNAVSTDMARSIGSACDALAQDPDARVVVLTSTHERAFCVGADLKERNSFSDAELVRQRPTARAAYTGVLELPMPTVAALHGFALGGGFELALACDLIVADPTAVVGLPEVSVGVIPGGGGTQLLPRRVGAARAAELIFTARRLEAGEARELGLVDQLVGEGEDRTEALALAERIAANSPVGLRAAKRALRLGHGLDLRAGLEVEDAAWRSVAFSGDRAEGVAAFNEKRKPQWPGE, encoded by the coding sequence ATGAGTGGCGAGCAGCGGTTCGGGGATTTCGTCGGCGTCAGGCGGCACGCCTATGTCGCCGAGCTCGTTCTCGACCGGCCCAAGGCCATGAACGCCGTGTCCACGGACATGGCCCGCTCCATCGGCTCCGCCTGCGACGCCCTGGCTCAGGACCCCGACGCCCGCGTCGTGGTCCTCACCTCCACCCATGAGCGGGCCTTCTGTGTCGGCGCCGACCTGAAGGAGCGCAATTCCTTCTCCGACGCCGAGTTGGTGCGGCAGCGGCCCACCGCGCGGGCCGCCTACACCGGCGTACTCGAACTGCCCATGCCGACCGTCGCGGCCCTGCACGGCTTCGCGCTCGGCGGCGGGTTCGAGCTCGCGCTCGCCTGCGACCTCATCGTCGCCGACCCGACCGCCGTGGTCGGGCTCCCCGAGGTGTCGGTCGGCGTGATCCCGGGCGGCGGCGGTACGCAGCTGCTTCCGCGCCGGGTCGGCGCGGCGCGGGCCGCCGAGCTGATCTTCACCGCGCGGCGTCTGGAGGCGGGCGAGGCGCGGGAGTTGGGGCTTGTCGACCAGCTGGTGGGCGAGGGCGAGGACCGTACGGAGGCGCTCGCGCTCGCCGAGCGGATCGCCGCCAACTCGCCCGTCGGGCTGCGCGCCGCCAAGCGGGCCCTGCGGCTCGGGCACGGGCTCGACCTGCGGGCCGGCCTCGAGGTCGAGGACGCCGCCTGGCGCTCGGTGGCCTTCTCCGGTGACCGGGCGGAGGGCGTCGCGGCGTTCAACGAGAAGCGGAAGCCGCAGTGGCCGGGGGAGTGA
- a CDS encoding diguanylate cyclase → MGEDVRLRAVVVLAQGMAAAHTPRESWRAAARGACRALSGSFAALSVWERDLGRLRVLVNVGERAEGEEEFPEREAYPVNEFPEITEFLHERWAGGGEPHAWVETARGPDEATAPGYCHQRVAALRRRGRGCCVVAPIVLHGRAWGELYVARPVGALPFGRADADFATVLASVVAAGIAQTERLEEARRLAFTDALTGLANRRAVDLRLEEAVERHRAEGTVVSLVVCDVNGLKWVNDTQGHAVGDRLLERFGSVLSLCGAMLPGTLAARLGGDEFCLLSVGPSADEVVRVADELCVRAAELEQGEGVACGVASTEDPIGEVRSARRLFRLADAAQYRAKAARAAKPVVAGREGVDDPVVRLADSAGALPAGALPAGERRRFRGRGRR, encoded by the coding sequence ATGGGAGAGGATGTCAGGCTGCGGGCCGTGGTCGTGCTGGCGCAGGGGATGGCCGCCGCGCACACTCCGCGTGAGTCCTGGCGGGCGGCAGCGCGCGGCGCGTGCCGTGCGCTGTCCGGGAGTTTCGCTGCGCTGTCCGTCTGGGAGCGTGACCTCGGGCGGCTGAGGGTGCTCGTGAACGTGGGCGAACGGGCCGAGGGGGAGGAAGAGTTCCCGGAGCGCGAGGCGTATCCCGTGAACGAGTTCCCGGAGATCACCGAGTTTCTGCACGAGCGGTGGGCGGGCGGCGGTGAGCCGCACGCCTGGGTGGAGACGGCGCGGGGGCCCGATGAGGCCACGGCGCCCGGTTACTGCCATCAGCGGGTCGCGGCCCTGCGCAGGCGGGGGCGCGGCTGCTGTGTGGTCGCGCCGATCGTGCTGCACGGGCGGGCGTGGGGCGAGCTGTATGTGGCGCGTCCGGTGGGGGCGCTGCCCTTCGGCCGCGCGGACGCGGACTTCGCGACGGTGCTCGCCTCGGTGGTCGCGGCGGGCATCGCGCAGACCGAACGCCTGGAGGAGGCCCGTCGCCTCGCCTTCACCGACGCGCTGACGGGCCTCGCCAACCGGCGTGCGGTCGATCTGCGTCTCGAGGAGGCGGTGGAGCGGCACCGGGCGGAGGGGACGGTGGTGAGTCTGGTCGTGTGCGACGTGAACGGCCTCAAGTGGGTCAACGACACCCAGGGCCACGCGGTCGGCGACCGCCTCCTCGAACGCTTCGGTTCGGTGCTCTCGCTGTGCGGGGCGATGCTGCCGGGGACGCTGGCGGCGCGGCTCGGTGGGGACGAGTTCTGCCTGCTCTCGGTGGGGCCTTCCGCGGATGAGGTGGTGCGGGTGGCGGACGAACTGTGCGTACGGGCGGCCGAGTTGGAGCAGGGGGAGGGGGTCGCGTGCGGGGTCGCCTCCACGGAGGATCCGATCGGCGAGGTGCGCTCGGCCCGCCGCCTGTTCCGCCTCGCGGACGCGGCACAGTACCGCGCGAAGGCCGCGCGTGCGGCGAAGCCGGTGGTTGCGGGGCGCGAGGGGGTGGACGATCCGGTGGTCCGCCTCGCGGACTCCGCGGGGGCGTTGCCCGCGGGGGCGTTGCCCGCGGGGGAGCGGCGGCGGTTTCGGGGGCGGGGGCGGAGGTAG